A window from Setaria italica strain Yugu1 chromosome VIII, Setaria_italica_v2.0, whole genome shotgun sequence encodes these proteins:
- the LOC101781972 gene encoding uncharacterized protein LOC101781972 isoform X1, translating to MVESMWYGHGFFSLPLFLGDGINYGEISDGLAVRCLCTSPASPSRFGLFLCCISNIGERRGQWAFKLLCARLMGNKSAGKGVSTYNPTWLGFAWKQLRSQ from the exons ATGGTAGAGTcgatgtggtatggccatgggTTCTTCTCCCTCCCGTTATTCCTTGGTGATGGCATCAATTATGGTGAAATCTCTGATGGCTTAGCTGTGAG GTGCTTATGTACTTCGCCGGCTTCACCAAGCAGATTTGGGCTTTTCCTCTGCTGCATCAGCAACATTGGAGAGAGACGAGGGCAATGGGCCTTCAAGTTACTCTGTGCTAGGCTGATGGGTAACAAGTCAGCTGGAAAAGG aGTCTCCACCTATAATCCTACGTGGCTTGGCTTCGCGTGGAAACAGCTTCGTTCTCAATAA
- the LOC101782649 gene encoding dirigent protein 21 has translation MMVPPKLQLPLLLSLLASVAVVHVAGDAGHDGLTHIHLYVHETYTGANATAAAVLQSPLGANSSFGSIGVVDDEIRVGPDRSSQLVGRYQAVFFGTSLQLGAGYLSSVTLVFTAGEHAGSTLSVQGPILGFTGTIERAVVGGTGKFRLARGYMLFKMISKPTPETDVNEVDLFVLMHHGKY, from the coding sequence ATGATGGTCCCACCCAAGCTTCagcttcccctcctcctctccctcctggcctccgtcgccgtcgtccacgtcgccggcgacgccggccACGACGGCCTCACGCACATCCACCTCTACGTGCACGAGACGTACACGGGCGCGAACGCGACGGCCGCCGCGGTGCTGCAGTCCCCGCTCGGCGCCAACTCCTCGTTCGGGAGCATCGGCGTGGTGGACGACGAGATCCGCGTCGGCCCGGACCGCTCCTCCCAGCTCGTCGGCCGGTACCAGGCCGTCTTCTTCGGCACGAGCCTGCAGCTCGGCGCGGGTTACCTGTCGTCCGTCACGCTCGTGTTCACCGCCGGCGAGCACGCTGGGAGCACGCTGTCCGTGCAGGGCCCCATACTCGGGTTCACCGGCACCATCGAgcgcgccgtcgtcggcggCACCGGCAAGTTCAGGCTCGCCCGCGGGTACATGCTCTTCAAGATGATCAGCAAGCCCACGCCGGAGACCGACGTCAACGAGGTCGATCTCTTCGTGCTCATGCACCATGGCAAGTACTAG
- the LOC101781972 gene encoding uncharacterized protein LOC101781972 isoform X2, with translation MVESMWYGHGFFSLPLFLGDGINYGEISDGLAVRCLCTSPASPSRFGLFLCCISNIGERRGQWAFKLLCARLMGNKSAGKGSLDV, from the exons ATGGTAGAGTcgatgtggtatggccatgggTTCTTCTCCCTCCCGTTATTCCTTGGTGATGGCATCAATTATGGTGAAATCTCTGATGGCTTAGCTGTGAG GTGCTTATGTACTTCGCCGGCTTCACCAAGCAGATTTGGGCTTTTCCTCTGCTGCATCAGCAACATTGGAGAGAGACGAGGGCAATGGGCCTTCAAGTTACTCTGTGCTAGGCTGATGGGTAACAAGTCAGCTGGAAAAGG CTCACTTGACGTGTAG